A genome region from Gossypium hirsutum isolate 1008001.06 chromosome A04, Gossypium_hirsutum_v2.1, whole genome shotgun sequence includes the following:
- the LOC121228034 gene encoding disease resistance protein UNI-like: MKKTQDIAELLEKFGRLGPVGYRDPTALPTIDFLCSKEFVFSKSSETAFYQIIEALKDENINMIGLWGMGGWPNFEKIKDETAEYIGFDMKNEQGRISEKELWLRLKKEPRILIILDNIWESIDLKGKIGIPIGDDHKGCKVLFNNTPSTSMSSYGLSKRGTTCCLDDDEAWTLFEKKASLDDFSDDSIKILANQIVKKCEGLPIAIVPLGSALKGKTQHEWQAAYRRLKDRRLTEIEDLDKENAYIYVENLVGYAWGLKLYKGMDSIKDVRSEVLASIEILKNSSLLLDCGERHVRMHDVVHQFASWSGQHSSLSVVPSAAGAVAGHCVRWPEFQKRGCNLDDGGAVLQASVVDGTGVRG; this comes from the exons ATGAAGAAAACTCAGGATATTGCTGAGCTTTTGGAAAAATTTGGTCGACTCGGACCAGTCGGTTATCGTGATCCTACTGCCCTTCCCACTATAGACTTCCTATGTTCTAAGGAATTTGTGTTTTCGAAATCTTCAGAGACCGCCTTCTATCAAATCATTGAAGCCTTAAAAGATGAGAATATCAACATGATTGGGTTGTGGGGGATGGGAGGGTGG ccaaattttgagaaaattaaagATGAAACTGCAGAATATATAGGGTTTGATATGAAGAATGAACAAGGAAGAATATCTGAGAAAGAATTATGGTTAAGGCTGAAGAAAGAACCAAGGATTCTTATCATCCTTGATAATATTTGGGAATCTATCGACTTAAAGGGGAAGATAGGAATTCCAATTGGGGATGATCATAAAGGCTGCAAAGTTCTTTTTAACAACACGCCTTCAACAAGTATGTCGAGCTATGGATTGTCAAAACGTGGTACAACTTGCTGTTTGGATGATGATGAAGCTTGGACTCTGTTTGAAAAGAAAGCAAGTCTAGATGACTTTTCTGATGATTCTATTAAAATCCTAGCAAATCAAATTGTCAAAAAATGCGAGGGTTTGCCTATAGCTATAGTTCCACTGGGAAGTGCCTTGAAAGGTAAAACTCAGCATGAGTGGCAAGCTGCATACCGGAGACTCAAAGATCGTAGATTGACTGAAATTGAGGATCTTGATAAAGAAAATGCCTAT ATTTATGTGGAGAACTTGGTAGGATATGCATGGGGACTGAAGTTGTATAAAGGCATGGACTCAATTAAAGATGTTAGAAGTGAAGTGCTTGCATCAATTGAGATCCTCAAGAACTCCAGTTTGTTGCTAGATTGCGGAGAAAGGCATGTCAGGATGCATGATGTGGTTCACCAATTTGCTTCATG GTCTGGCCAGCACTCCTCGCTGTCCGTCGTGCCCTCCGCCGCCGGTGCCGTCGCCGGCCACTGCGTGCGGTGGCCGGAGTTTCAAAAAAGG GGGTGCAACTTGGATGACGGTGGGGCGGTGCTGCAGGCGTCAGTGGTGGATGGGACAGGGGTCAGAGGCTGA